A single window of Gammaproteobacteria bacterium DNA harbors:
- a CDS encoding HTH domain-containing protein, with the protein MRRADRLFQIVGLLKQNQFTTARDLSDALEVSERTIYRYIQDLSLSGIPIEAETGSGYRLMKGFHLPLMKSS; encoded by the coding sequence ATGCGCCGCGCTGATCGCCTCTTCCAAATTGTTGGCCTGTTAAAACAGAACCAGTTCACCACCGCCCGTGACTTGTCGGATGCCCTGGAAGTATCAGAACGCACCATCTACCGGTATATTCAGGATCTCTCCCTCTCAGGCATTCCTATCGAGGCAGAAACCGGCAGTGGTTATCGCCTCATGAAAGGCTTCCATCTACCATTAATGAAGAGCAGCTAG
- a CDS encoding VOC family protein: MTTQAMKQHGAFSWNELMTNDVAGAKSFYSELLGWKLTDMESSCGSYTMAKADDTEVAGIMATPTEAKGMPPCWGAYVTVNDVDAIPTQVEKLGGKVLAPPQDIPDVGRFTVIQDPQGAVLMLITYFEKS, translated from the coding sequence ATGACGACGCAAGCCATGAAACAACACGGAGCATTCAGTTGGAATGAGTTAATGACCAATGACGTAGCGGGAGCGAAAAGCTTCTATAGCGAATTATTGGGATGGAAACTAACCGATATGGAGAGCAGCTGCGGCAGCTACACCATGGCCAAAGCAGATGATACAGAAGTCGCTGGCATCATGGCCACGCCCACAGAAGCTAAAGGAATGCCTCCCTGCTGGGGAGCCTATGTCACCGTGAATGATGTGGATGCCATACCCACACAGGTTGAAAAACTGGGCGGTAAAGTATTGGCACCACCGCAGGATATCCCCGATGTCGGGCGCTTTACCGTCATTCAGGATCCACAAGGTGCCGTGCTGATGCTGATCACCTATTTCGAAAAAAGCTAA
- a CDS encoding transglutaminase family protein has protein sequence MPLAEVKPTVDKYLVSSAFIDWKHPEILKMAQTLSQGRTSPVAVAKSCFEYVRDEIKHSSDYRLNPVTCKASDVLKHQTGYCYAKSHLLAALLRANRMPAGLCYQRLTLENSVPPYCLHGLNAVYLPEQGWYRMDARGNKKGVMAEFTPPIERLAFPITVAGEVDFQGIWPEPLTEVVQVLASSTHYQQVLENLPDSENPPTP, from the coding sequence ATGCCATTGGCGGAGGTTAAACCCACCGTCGATAAATACTTAGTATCCAGTGCGTTTATCGATTGGAAGCACCCTGAAATACTCAAAATGGCGCAAACGTTGTCACAGGGAAGGACCTCCCCTGTGGCGGTTGCAAAAAGCTGCTTTGAGTATGTGCGAGATGAGATAAAGCACAGTAGTGATTATCGACTCAATCCGGTGACTTGCAAGGCATCCGATGTGCTTAAACATCAAACCGGTTACTGCTATGCAAAAAGCCATCTCTTAGCAGCATTACTCAGAGCAAACCGTATGCCTGCGGGGCTTTGCTACCAGCGGCTCACCCTTGAAAACAGCGTACCACCCTACTGTTTGCATGGTCTTAATGCGGTCTACTTGCCTGAGCAGGGGTGGTATCGTATGGATGCTAGGGGTAATAAAAAGGGTGTTATGGCAGAATTTACGCCCCCTATAGAGAGGTTAGCCTTTCCCATTACAGTGGCGGGGGAGGTCGATTTCCAAGGGATATGGCCAGAGCCATTAACTGAAGTGGTTCAGGTTCTCGCATCATCTACCCATTACCAACAAGTGCTGGAAAACTTGCCAGACAGTGAGAACCCCCCAACCCCATAA
- a CDS encoding DUF2461 domain-containing protein has translation MAKRYFTAQTFDFLTALAANNQRNWFQENRARYEETVRQPALDFIRDMSTDLAMISPHFVALPKKVGGSLMRVNRDIRFGKNKRPYKTNIGIQFRHERGKDVHAPGFYLHIEKGACFVGVGIWQPDARALSKVRDAIIENGDGWLAARDNKAFADHFALSGSALKTYPRGYDKHHPLISDLRRKEFIAIADLRHSNITSTTLLPRVANHFSQATPLMHFLCKALDLRF, from the coding sequence GTGGCGAAGCGTTATTTCACTGCGCAAACATTTGATTTCCTCACCGCGTTGGCGGCCAATAACCAGCGTAACTGGTTTCAGGAGAACAGAGCGCGCTATGAAGAGACGGTTCGCCAGCCTGCTCTGGATTTTATCCGCGACATGAGCACCGACCTGGCCATGATCTCTCCCCATTTCGTTGCCCTACCCAAAAAAGTAGGTGGCTCATTAATGCGGGTGAATCGTGATATTCGGTTTGGTAAAAACAAGCGCCCCTATAAAACCAACATTGGTATTCAGTTTCGCCATGAACGGGGCAAAGATGTTCATGCCCCCGGCTTCTACCTTCACATCGAAAAAGGTGCCTGCTTTGTTGGCGTGGGTATTTGGCAGCCTGATGCCAGAGCACTGAGCAAGGTTCGCGATGCCATTATTGAAAACGGCGATGGCTGGCTGGCAGCACGCGATAACAAAGCTTTCGCAGACCATTTTGCACTCTCGGGCAGTGCGTTGAAAACCTATCCTCGTGGCTACGACAAACACCACCCGCTCATCTCAGACCTCAGGCGAAAAGAGTTTATCGCCATAGCCGACCTCCGCCATAGCAACATCACCTCCACCACACTGCTACCCCGAGTCGCCAATCACTTTTCACAGGCAACACCGCTCATGCACTTTCTGTGTAAAGCGCTGGATCTACGTTTCTAA
- the thiS gene encoding sulfur carrier protein ThiS, with product MQIFVNGESRTVKEGFTAAQLVEELGLTGQRVAMEVNLDIVTRSQYPQHTFSEGDKIEVVHAIGGG from the coding sequence ATGCAAATCTTTGTTAATGGTGAAAGCCGCACGGTTAAAGAAGGATTTACCGCCGCACAACTGGTAGAGGAGCTGGGCCTTACCGGCCAACGTGTGGCGATGGAGGTTAACCTCGACATTGTCACGCGCAGCCAATACCCGCAACACACGTTTAGTGAGGGTGACAAAATAGAGGTGGTTCATGCCATTGGCGGAGGTTAA
- a CDS encoding antibiotic biosynthesis monooxygenase: MYIAMNRFKIKPGCEQAFIDIWKNRETHLDSVVGFKEFHLAQGPSHDDHTLFASHTTWNSKQDFTHWTESEQFRKAHAGAGGKSREIYLGPPQFEGFETVI; the protein is encoded by the coding sequence ATGTACATCGCCATGAATCGTTTCAAAATAAAACCAGGCTGTGAACAGGCGTTCATCGACATCTGGAAAAACCGTGAAACCCACTTGGACTCCGTAGTTGGCTTCAAGGAGTTTCACCTGGCCCAAGGCCCCAGCCACGATGATCACACACTGTTTGCCTCTCACACCACTTGGAATTCAAAACAGGACTTCACCCACTGGACCGAGTCGGAGCAGTTTCGCAAGGCCCATGCCGGTGCCGGTGGCAAAAGCAGGGAGATCTACCTCGGGCCGCCACAATTCGAAGGATTTGAAACAGTTATTTAA
- a CDS encoding poly-gamma-glutamate biosynthesis protein PgsC/CapC — translation MDFFPLQLFPQGGLSSSVITTVWVGVAVVVFFNLRFGWVLSGLIVPGYLVPLLLVKPWAAGAILFEALLTYLIVRLYSEHLNHPGWWGSLFGRDRFFAFVLASIVVRLVCDGLLFPWVGSTLEQQFQINFAYQSNLHSFGLVVVALMANQLWKPGVRRGLMPMLLTIGLTYLIVRYGLMEFTNFSISNLGYMYEGIASNILASPKSYIILLVAAFIASRMNLHYGWDYNGILIPALLALQWYDPMKILASFAEAWVIYLIALALFKTPLFNNANIEGGRKLLLFFNIGFVYKLVLGYVVLAWFPEFKVTDSYAFGYLLATLMALKMHDKDIAARLTRTTLQTSVAGVLVGGSIGFALTFLPVFHWSKSSDVTVQSAEVKSSSDVDLMTRLNQDKVVLYQSSSGDGMQVPSIAEIDRFSEALSYLDKYRINPDEQYLIAARGLLASLNYQLERVDQHYLYLSESGPVRGWGIYLYNLKSTGSMLLEVPAPLDEKGTIETAAWLFDLLDASALAIAGSRRKINSDGSSDVLRNAQTLYHAFHRHNNRLNLLQLRGYTPETIRALSGIRQDANLLTLAEPESTLWVKSTLPEGVDLVQLKNLLGSYQLHWETTPFDNLQRTESRRGFAELFINRTDMRRLITRSMRLDEHVPININTQRIDGYLQEWLVSGKGAIAPRGSGGYQVPKLEELLFFDEEVITPLLRVMEREYVDGEWRDGGVKALAVIAQAAAVFDYQIVRYRHQQSGQDYLILREDPAAEKMRHWGSYVFRLGESDDYLIQVPRPLYEHNSFEFGVSMFERLKARVLLLAGTHPISNLDGSSDLIRLSNIRSLFTLVNQVVLRESRQEPLLVLHSRAYGVRSDLPMPDADLLLAFYSGANLQGGLHPNAEALVEVLAQDGFNYQFVDGSISTSGYEVGSVPQSLYLNASVNKDFGIIWVSPKIRASYRQQSANRQQQKQFLALGISTTEVDVASHLPLYPLLSDHSITAAFRGVVSDYLRYQNIVSLHRLQREWPQFSYQHLVDRDSRQSFLMIAYKGAVALVNLAPRRIGSVITTLKSPVDASVIQRYLEVRSTWLLLREDG, via the coding sequence GTGGATTTTTTCCCACTACAGCTGTTTCCGCAAGGTGGTCTCTCCAGTTCGGTTATTACCACTGTTTGGGTGGGGGTGGCGGTTGTTGTTTTTTTCAACCTCCGCTTTGGCTGGGTGTTGTCGGGGTTGATCGTTCCCGGTTACCTGGTTCCGCTGTTGTTGGTGAAACCGTGGGCTGCCGGGGCTATTCTATTTGAAGCGCTGCTCACCTATCTCATCGTCAGGCTCTATTCAGAGCACCTCAACCACCCAGGATGGTGGGGAAGTCTGTTTGGTCGAGACCGCTTTTTTGCTTTTGTGCTGGCGAGTATTGTGGTGCGGCTGGTTTGTGACGGGCTTCTTTTCCCCTGGGTCGGATCGACCCTTGAACAGCAGTTTCAGATAAATTTTGCCTATCAAAGCAACCTGCACAGCTTTGGTCTGGTGGTCGTTGCGCTGATGGCCAACCAGCTCTGGAAGCCCGGAGTGCGGCGCGGCCTGATGCCGATGCTACTGACGATCGGTTTAACCTACTTGATTGTCCGCTATGGACTGATGGAGTTCACTAACTTCAGCATTAGCAACCTCGGCTATATGTATGAAGGGATCGCCTCCAACATATTGGCATCACCCAAGTCCTATATCATTTTACTGGTTGCCGCTTTCATCGCTTCGCGGATGAACCTTCACTATGGCTGGGATTATAACGGGATTCTGATTCCGGCACTGCTGGCGCTTCAGTGGTATGACCCGATGAAAATCCTCGCCTCATTTGCAGAAGCATGGGTGATCTACCTCATTGCGTTGGCGCTCTTTAAAACCCCCTTGTTTAATAATGCCAATATTGAGGGGGGGCGTAAGTTACTGCTGTTTTTCAATATCGGCTTTGTCTATAAGCTGGTGCTGGGCTATGTGGTGCTTGCCTGGTTCCCTGAGTTTAAAGTGACCGATAGTTACGCATTCGGTTACCTCCTGGCGACGCTGATGGCGTTGAAAATGCACGATAAAGATATTGCTGCACGTCTTACCCGTACCACCCTGCAAACATCGGTGGCGGGCGTATTGGTGGGCGGGAGTATCGGCTTTGCTTTGACATTTTTGCCGGTGTTCCACTGGTCTAAATCGAGCGATGTCACGGTGCAGTCGGCTGAGGTGAAGTCATCATCTGATGTGGATTTGATGACACGCCTAAATCAAGACAAGGTGGTGCTTTATCAAAGCAGTAGTGGTGATGGCATGCAGGTGCCGTCGATTGCTGAAATTGACCGCTTTAGTGAGGCGCTCAGCTATCTGGATAAGTACCGTATCAATCCAGATGAGCAGTATTTGATAGCAGCCAGAGGGTTGCTGGCCTCGTTAAATTATCAACTGGAACGGGTGGATCAGCACTACCTCTACCTCTCTGAGTCTGGGCCGGTGCGGGGCTGGGGGATCTATCTCTATAACTTGAAATCGACCGGCTCGATGCTGCTTGAGGTGCCGGCACCCCTGGACGAGAAGGGAACCATTGAAACCGCTGCCTGGCTGTTTGATCTGCTGGACGCTTCTGCTTTGGCGATTGCCGGTAGCCGACGTAAAATAAATTCGGATGGCAGCTCTGACGTATTACGCAACGCGCAGACGCTCTATCACGCCTTTCATCGTCACAACAATCGTTTGAATCTATTGCAACTGCGTGGTTACACGCCGGAAACCATTCGAGCCCTCTCAGGTATTCGACAGGATGCCAACCTGCTGACTCTCGCAGAGCCAGAGAGTACCTTGTGGGTTAAAAGCACACTGCCGGAAGGGGTTGACCTGGTGCAGTTAAAAAACTTGTTGGGGAGTTACCAGCTTCACTGGGAAACCACGCCATTTGACAATCTGCAACGCACCGAAAGTCGCCGTGGTTTTGCTGAGCTTTTTATTAATCGTACCGACATGCGTCGCCTGATTACTCGCAGCATGCGCCTGGACGAGCACGTGCCCATCAATATCAATACGCAACGAATTGATGGTTACCTGCAAGAGTGGCTGGTGAGCGGCAAGGGGGCGATTGCTCCCCGGGGGAGTGGTGGCTATCAGGTTCCAAAACTGGAAGAGCTGCTCTTTTTTGATGAAGAGGTGATCACCCCGCTGTTGCGAGTGATGGAGCGCGAGTATGTCGATGGCGAGTGGCGCGATGGCGGGGTGAAAGCGCTGGCGGTGATCGCTCAGGCAGCGGCTGTATTTGATTATCAGATTGTGCGTTATCGCCACCAGCAGAGTGGTCAGGATTATCTTATTTTACGAGAAGATCCGGCGGCTGAAAAAATGCGCCACTGGGGGAGTTATGTCTTTCGCCTCGGTGAGAGTGATGATTATCTTATTCAGGTGCCGCGTCCGCTGTATGAGCATAACAGCTTTGAGTTTGGGGTCTCTATGTTTGAGCGCCTGAAGGCGCGGGTGTTACTGCTGGCGGGTACCCACCCCATTAGTAATCTGGATGGCAGCTCGGATCTGATCCGTCTCTCCAATATCCGCAGCCTGTTTACACTGGTCAACCAGGTGGTGTTGCGTGAATCACGACAAGAGCCGCTGCTGGTGCTCCACAGTCGTGCCTATGGTGTGCGCAGTGATCTACCCATGCCCGATGCTGATTTACTATTAGCTTTTTACTCGGGAGCCAACCTTCAGGGTGGGCTGCATCCCAATGCCGAGGCGCTGGTGGAGGTGTTGGCACAGGATGGTTTTAACTATCAGTTTGTTGATGGCAGTATCAGTACCTCGGGTTATGAAGTGGGCAGTGTGCCGCAATCGCTCTACCTTAATGCCAGCGTGAATAAGGATTTTGGCATTATTTGGGTATCCCCCAAAATCCGCGCCAGTTACCGCCAGCAGAGTGCCAACCGACAGCAACAAAAACAGTTTTTGGCGTTGGGCATTTCGACCACTGAAGTTGATGTGGCCTCACATCTGCCGTTATATCCTCTGCTCTCTGATCACTCTATTACGGCGGCGTTTCGCGGGGTGGTCAGTGACTATTTGCGTTATCAAAACATTGTCTCACTGCATCGCTTACAGCGTGAGTGGCCTCAGTTTAGTTATCAGCACCTTGTGGATCGTGACTCAAGGCAGTCATTTTTGATGATTGCTTACAAGGGAGCTGTGGCATTGGTTAATTTGGCACCGCGTCGTATTGGTAGCGTGATTACGACGTTGAAGTCCCCGGTGGATGCCAGTGTCATTCAGCGCTATCTGGAAGTTCGTAGCACCTGGCTATTGCTTCGGGAGGACGGATGA
- a CDS encoding CHASE2 domain-containing protein codes for MNKPLTSKYSGIRGTLLVLAITLLTTMSALTTQSGGWLYDLFNRLSPLTNEQGSSVVLVTASPEQLYADDALWQVAVERLFSAGAKGVVFGFQPKGLSGDYFSELFSSGGVILARQLARDPISDQLSTLEPLPSSVDNGEITWGVVYIADDSDGIYRSHKSSQTRYTTLEQLAAITFASTRYSSQNPPGDYLINFLAGRDALPRVTIERVVERGVIPELVSGKVVLIGLHDAYQQVGLPTPIGSGRDSLSLLEYQGFAVDTLLNARPIHLAPIWLVLLLLWGAALLSLVLLQWVGVMVATRIMALMLVLHLISATVALGVFLLWIPLAELLFLQIVIYVLLLRSQAVNQTVQIYKMIANRSSANAVAGVATSFYAIEEHWSRVITLVNQLLDLDRVIFLERVQGDHRVREVKALNCSVNDIDEMRRDYLRTPYSTAIEQRSVLLLQRNFLANEQEGEVQYLSPLIFAGEVLGFWAFSINQQKVGLIADFERRIDEFSLQIAELLYHRQQWQQQMADEQRILSKYLRLEGGDQVSRALSQMLALMDKRLRSFEDVFAGMGTAAVLYDLFGTVLQINAEMSRLVQGMALAAYDMTALDMMVSLTGVDLVEGRRYLRTVIVDQQKVTLAVTLGDVDKRAYMLSMRPLFHQSKVDYVSDEVLPFETVGVLFELISTPTLQHSS; via the coding sequence GTGAATAAGCCATTAACATCAAAATATTCAGGTATCAGGGGCACATTGCTGGTCTTGGCCATTACGCTACTTACCACGATGAGCGCCCTCACTACACAATCTGGTGGCTGGCTGTATGATCTTTTTAACCGCCTCTCTCCACTGACCAATGAGCAGGGTTCATCGGTTGTTTTGGTGACAGCCTCACCCGAGCAGCTCTACGCGGATGATGCGCTGTGGCAAGTGGCCGTTGAAAGGCTGTTTTCCGCAGGTGCCAAAGGGGTTGTGTTTGGTTTTCAGCCCAAGGGGCTTTCTGGTGACTATTTCTCTGAGCTGTTCTCCAGTGGTGGGGTTATCTTGGCCCGACAGCTAGCCCGTGACCCGATCAGTGATCAGCTTTCTACCCTTGAGCCTTTGCCCTCATCCGTTGATAACGGGGAGATTACCTGGGGCGTGGTCTATATTGCAGACGACAGTGATGGTATCTACCGTAGCCACAAAAGCTCACAGACACGCTATACAACACTCGAACAGCTTGCCGCCATAACATTTGCCAGCACACGGTATTCGTCACAAAACCCGCCGGGGGATTATTTGATAAATTTTCTCGCGGGGCGGGATGCGTTACCCCGAGTGACGATAGAGCGGGTTGTTGAGCGTGGCGTTATACCCGAACTGGTCTCTGGCAAGGTTGTGCTGATTGGCCTGCATGATGCCTACCAGCAAGTTGGCCTGCCCACACCTATTGGCAGTGGTCGTGATAGCTTATCGTTGCTGGAGTACCAGGGCTTTGCGGTGGATACGCTGTTGAATGCGCGCCCGATTCACCTTGCGCCCATCTGGCTGGTGCTGCTGCTATTATGGGGTGCCGCGCTGTTAAGTTTAGTGTTGTTGCAGTGGGTTGGGGTGATGGTGGCAACGCGTATTATGGCGTTGATGCTGGTGTTGCACCTTATTTCTGCGACGGTTGCACTCGGAGTGTTTCTGCTCTGGATACCTTTGGCGGAGCTGCTATTTCTGCAAATAGTCATTTACGTGCTGCTGCTGCGCTCACAGGCGGTTAATCAGACGGTACAAATCTACAAAATGATAGCCAACCGCTCTTCAGCCAATGCGGTGGCGGGTGTGGCAACCAGTTTTTATGCCATAGAGGAGCACTGGTCGCGGGTTATTACACTGGTTAATCAGTTGTTGGATCTTGATCGGGTGATCTTTCTTGAGCGCGTTCAGGGAGATCATCGCGTGCGTGAGGTCAAGGCACTGAATTGCAGCGTGAATGATATTGATGAAATGCGTCGTGATTATCTGCGTACCCCCTACAGCACCGCAATTGAACAGCGCTCGGTGCTGCTGTTGCAACGCAACTTTTTGGCTAATGAGCAGGAGGGTGAGGTGCAATATCTCTCCCCCTTGATTTTTGCTGGCGAGGTGTTGGGTTTTTGGGCCTTCTCAATTAACCAACAAAAAGTAGGCTTGATTGCCGATTTTGAGCGGCGTATTGATGAGTTTTCGTTACAGATAGCGGAACTCCTTTATCACCGCCAGCAGTGGCAACAGCAGATGGCAGACGAACAGCGGATATTATCAAAATATCTGCGTCTTGAAGGGGGAGACCAAGTGAGCCGGGCACTCTCACAGATGCTGGCGCTGATGGATAAACGCCTGCGTAGTTTTGAGGATGTATTTGCCGGTATGGGAACCGCCGCAGTGCTTTACGATCTGTTTGGCACGGTGTTACAGATTAATGCTGAAATGTCCCGCCTGGTGCAGGGTATGGCGTTGGCCGCTTACGACATGACCGCACTTGATATGATGGTCAGCTTAACGGGTGTTGATCTGGTTGAAGGGCGGCGCTACCTGCGCACGGTTATTGTCGATCAACAAAAGGTGACACTGGCCGTGACGCTGGGTGATGTGGACAAGCGAGCTTATATGCTGAGTATGCGTCCGCTCTTTCACCAGAGTAAGGTGGACTATGTGAGTGATGAAGTGTTGCCGTTTGAAACAGTGGGTGTGCTGTTTGAGCTGATCAGTACGCCGACTTTACAGCACTCATCTTGA